One genomic region from Rhabdothermincola sediminis encodes:
- a CDS encoding TetR/AcrR family transcriptional regulator: protein MPKVTAEHKEGVRRRIMDAALICLERNGYRNLTTRELLAEAGLSVGTFYNYFPTKEHLYEALAEEALASDIDRIRHVAADGVPIGQVLLGFLRDLTTSAPTGTIAMATFRSRVNAEPEAREAIARLNRWVVDEFSPLVEQAQAEGTLAADLDPRAVVELLDIIWDGLGRRAATDTFETSYGHVGEAVMRLLLRGLLAEDRSRPAGLPG, encoded by the coding sequence ATGCCGAAGGTCACAGCCGAGCACAAGGAGGGCGTCCGGCGGCGGATCATGGACGCCGCCCTCATCTGCCTGGAACGCAACGGGTACCGCAACCTCACCACTCGGGAGTTGCTCGCCGAGGCCGGGCTCTCGGTCGGCACCTTCTACAACTACTTCCCGACCAAGGAGCACCTCTACGAGGCGCTCGCCGAGGAGGCGCTCGCCTCGGACATCGACCGCATCCGTCACGTCGCGGCAGATGGCGTTCCCATCGGGCAGGTGCTCCTCGGGTTCCTCCGTGACCTCACCACGAGCGCCCCGACCGGCACGATCGCCATGGCGACCTTCCGCAGCCGGGTGAACGCGGAGCCAGAAGCCCGCGAGGCCATCGCCCGCCTCAACCGTTGGGTGGTGGACGAGTTCTCTCCGCTCGTCGAGCAGGCACAGGCGGAGGGCACGCTCGCCGCGGACCTCGATCCGCGGGCCGTCGTCGAGCTGCTCGACATCATCTGGGACGGCCTCGGCCGCCGGGCCGCCACCGACACCTTCGAGACCAGCTACGGGCACGTCGGCGAAGCAGTGATGCGGCTCCTCCTGCGTGGCCTGCTCGCCGAGGACCGGTCGCGACCCGCCGGTCTCCCGGGTTGA
- a CDS encoding Gfo/Idh/MocA family protein gives MTVRLGFFGAGFIARHHVSMLRLGRADVRIAAVFDPDREKGRAFAAEHGVPLVDVEEAVFDAADAVYVCTWTSEHPRLVAEAARRGLPVFCEKPLATSLADAVDMVECVRRAGVVNQVGLVMRDYPGFLLLKRLLSRDGIGRPMGFVFRDDQYIPIQGIYQSSWRADVRRSGAGTLLEHSIHDLDILEWLFGPVVSVSGRSGEFHAIAGIEDMVVATLEFDSGLLGTLASIWHDVLERPSLRRLEVFAERAYCALEGDVFGPVRWTGPDGDSGRVRDEELVARLHAWGIRPRNPDVAFVEAVRDGTPASPAFAQALRPHLLTEAIYRSCAEHGKAVEVPPGVPGVDWI, from the coding sequence ATGACGGTGCGTCTCGGGTTCTTCGGTGCAGGCTTCATCGCTCGCCATCACGTGTCCATGCTGCGCCTCGGCCGAGCGGACGTGCGGATCGCTGCGGTGTTCGATCCCGACCGGGAGAAGGGGAGGGCATTCGCCGCAGAGCACGGCGTGCCGCTGGTGGACGTCGAGGAGGCGGTGTTCGACGCGGCCGACGCAGTGTACGTGTGCACGTGGACCTCCGAGCACCCCCGGCTGGTCGCCGAGGCGGCGCGCCGTGGTCTGCCCGTGTTCTGCGAGAAGCCTCTGGCCACCAGCCTGGCCGATGCCGTGGACATGGTCGAGTGCGTTCGGCGGGCGGGGGTCGTCAACCAGGTGGGCCTGGTCATGCGGGACTATCCGGGGTTCCTGCTGCTGAAGCGGCTGCTGTCCAGGGACGGCATCGGCCGCCCCATGGGCTTCGTCTTCCGGGATGACCAGTACATCCCCATCCAGGGCATCTACCAGTCCTCCTGGCGGGCAGACGTGCGCAGGTCCGGAGCAGGGACCTTGTTGGAGCACTCGATCCACGACCTCGACATCCTCGAGTGGCTCTTCGGGCCGGTCGTGAGCGTGAGCGGGCGATCTGGCGAGTTCCACGCGATCGCCGGCATCGAAGACATGGTGGTTGCGACCCTCGAGTTCGACAGCGGGCTGCTCGGAACCCTGGCGTCCATCTGGCATGACGTGCTCGAGCGCCCGAGTCTCCGCCGGCTCGAGGTGTTCGCCGAGCGGGCCTACTGCGCCCTGGAGGGTGACGTGTTCGGCCCGGTTCGATGGACGGGACCCGACGGGGACTCGGGCCGGGTCCGAGACGAGGAGCTGGTAGCTCGGCTCCACGCTTGGGGCATCCGGCCCCGCAATCCCGACGTGGCGTTCGTCGAGGCAGTTCGTGACGGCACCCCTGCCAGCCCCGCCTTCGCGCAGGCGTTGCGCCCCCATCTGCTCACCGAGGCGATCTATCGCTCGTGCGCGGAGCACGGCAAGGCGGTGGAGGTGCCCCCCGGCGTCCCGGGCGTGGACTGGATCTGA
- a CDS encoding NADPH:quinone oxidoreductase family protein codes for MRAWRAHQHGDPAEVLTLETGVDPPAPTGDQVEIAVDACALNFADDLLCRGTYQERPGLPLTPGLEVAGTVVAAGPEASYAPGDRVAGSPLLPHGGLAERCLARSADVFLIPDDLPALTAAAMHVTYQTGWFALHRRARLEAGETLLVHAGAGGVGSAAIQLGKAAGATVIAVAGGTAKAAVCRELGADLVVDTTGEDFVEATLELTGGRGADVVFDPVGGETFLRSTKCIAWEGRIVVIGAAGGRYADARTNHVMVKNYAVLGLNWGGYRPRLPELVRTVHDELVALCRKGLIDPLISEVVPLEGARAALEALTSRRTTGKVVVTPTC; via the coding sequence ATGCGAGCATGGCGCGCCCACCAGCACGGCGATCCCGCGGAGGTCTTGACGCTGGAGACCGGTGTCGACCCCCCTGCGCCGACCGGCGACCAGGTCGAGATCGCCGTCGACGCGTGCGCGCTCAACTTCGCCGACGACCTGCTCTGCCGGGGCACCTACCAGGAGCGCCCCGGTCTCCCGCTCACGCCCGGCCTGGAGGTCGCGGGCACGGTAGTCGCCGCCGGCCCTGAGGCCTCGTACGCGCCCGGTGACCGGGTGGCGGGATCGCCGCTGCTGCCCCATGGCGGGCTGGCGGAGCGATGCCTGGCCCGTTCGGCCGACGTGTTCCTGATCCCGGACGATCTGCCGGCGCTCACCGCTGCGGCGATGCACGTGACCTACCAGACGGGCTGGTTCGCACTCCACCGGCGAGCTCGCCTGGAGGCGGGCGAGACGCTGCTCGTGCACGCGGGTGCCGGTGGCGTCGGCTCTGCCGCCATCCAGCTCGGCAAAGCCGCTGGAGCGACGGTGATCGCCGTCGCGGGCGGCACCGCGAAGGCCGCCGTGTGCCGCGAGCTCGGAGCTGACCTGGTGGTGGACACCACCGGTGAGGATTTCGTCGAGGCCACCCTCGAGCTCACCGGCGGCCGGGGAGCCGATGTGGTCTTCGACCCGGTCGGCGGCGAGACCTTCCTCCGGTCCACCAAGTGCATCGCCTGGGAAGGGCGGATCGTGGTGATCGGCGCGGCGGGCGGCCGCTACGCCGACGCCCGCACGAACCATGTCATGGTGAAGAACTACGCCGTGCTGGGGCTGAACTGGGGCGGCTATCGCCCTCGGCTACCTGAGCTGGTCCGGACTGTGCACGATGAGCTGGTCGCCCTCTGCCGGAAGGGCCTGATCGACCCCTTGATCTCCGAGGTGGTCCCCCTGGAGGGGGCGCGGGCCGCGCTCGAGGCGCTGACCTCCCGCCGGACCACCGGCAAGGTGGTGGTGACGCCGACATGCTGA
- a CDS encoding MaoC/PaaZ C-terminal domain-containing protein, with translation MPLPLELIGASTEPITQSVDTRWTMAYAAALEDLDERYFDTRRGPVLAHPLFPVCIEWAAVTAALRLADPAILTREEAARGVHATHDLVLHRPVHAGDLLTTTATVELIEARRPGAYQVVRLDTVDPSGSPVCTTRMGSLFLGVSVSGSPPARTSAGTRTELPGLERPEGATQVLTRVISATAAHVYTECSRIWNPIHTDVVVAERAGLPGPILHGTATLGLALSSVIRSGAGGDPASVHRVAGRFGAMVTMPSEVTVHLWRREEHWIGFEVRNQHGEAVIRDGLVGLRT, from the coding sequence ATGCCACTCCCGCTGGAGCTGATCGGCGCGTCGACGGAGCCCATCACCCAGAGCGTCGACACCCGCTGGACCATGGCCTACGCGGCTGCGCTCGAGGACCTGGACGAGCGCTACTTCGACACGAGACGAGGGCCGGTGCTGGCCCACCCCCTGTTCCCGGTGTGCATCGAGTGGGCCGCGGTCACCGCCGCCCTGCGGCTCGCCGACCCGGCGATCCTGACCCGGGAGGAAGCGGCGCGAGGCGTCCATGCCACCCACGACCTGGTGCTCCACCGCCCGGTGCATGCCGGGGACCTGCTCACCACCACCGCCACCGTCGAGCTCATCGAGGCCCGCCGCCCGGGCGCCTACCAGGTCGTCCGCCTCGACACGGTCGACCCCTCCGGCTCGCCGGTCTGCACGACGAGGATGGGCTCGCTGTTCCTCGGTGTCTCGGTCAGCGGTTCCCCGCCAGCTCGCACCTCCGCCGGGACCCGAACGGAGCTTCCCGGGCTGGAGCGCCCGGAGGGAGCGACGCAGGTGCTCACCCGGGTCATCAGCGCCACCGCAGCTCACGTCTACACCGAATGCAGCCGGATCTGGAACCCGATCCACACCGACGTGGTGGTCGCCGAGCGGGCAGGGCTGCCCGGGCCGATCCTGCATGGCACGGCCACACTCGGGCTGGCGCTCAGCAGCGTCATCCGGTCCGGCGCGGGAGGCGATCCGGCCTCGGTCCACCGGGTCGCCGGGCGCTTCGGCGCGATGGTCACGATGCCCTCCGAGGTGACGGTTCACCTCTGGCGACGCGAGGAGCACTGGATCGGTTTCGAGGTGCGGAACCAGCACGGGGAGGCCGTCATCCGGGACGGGCTGGTCGGCTTGCGCACCTAG